Genomic DNA from Spirochaetota bacterium:
AGCCTCCGTGCGCATCGGGGTAGCCCCGGCACCCACCGCATCGAGCACGATAGGAATGCCCTTCTCATTGGCGCGTCTGCCTGCTGTCACCATCGCATCGATAAGCTCAGCGGTCAGCGTCCCGATATTGAGCACGAGCGATTGCGCGAGCGACGTCATATCCGCCGCTTCTTCCTTCGCATGAGCCATGACGGGAAAGGCGCCGAATGCCCGTGTCACGGCAGCACAGTCATATATCGTCACCCAATTGGTGATGTGATGTACGAGCGGGGGGGTCGTCCGTACCTTGTCGAGGATTGCTGCTGCGTCCATACTGTCTCCTTGTCAATAAAAAAATAAGGCGGCCCGAAGCCGCCTGGTCGCCATAATACGTTCGTATTCGGTTTCCTAGCGCCGGCATTACCCGGTTCAGGTTCAATGGGTATTATCTCAGCCGGCCGTACCGGCACCCCAACCGCGGAAGTGGAAAGATCGATACGGGCATACTATTCTATCATGAGAATATGTCAATAAGCAGTGCGGATGAATCATTGCAAATAGCTGAAAATCACCTATAATCGCCGGTAAGAATTCATCGGAGATTGGCATGCTGAAGAACAAAGAACGCCTCGTATGGATATCCGTCGTCGTATTCATACTCTGCATTTCATTTTTCACGATCTACCAGCCATCGAAGGCGAAGGCGCAGGAATTGGACGATGACTATCTCAATTACAGCCGCATGCTGAACGGCGTGTACAATACGCTCCGCGAATACTATGTCGATCCCGACAAAGCCACCGCCCGGAAGCTCATGATGGGCGCTATCAAGGGTATGCTCGAAGCGGTGGAAGATCCATTCACAATGTATATGGATGAAAAGCTCACCGAAGAGCTCACTACGGAAATGGCCGGTGAATTCGGCGGTCTCGGCATTCAGCTCGGCATGAACGATGACGGCTGGCTCATGGTCATGGCCCCCATCGAAGGTACGCCGGCGGAGCGCGCGGGGATACGCAGCGGGGACATCATCGCGGAAATAGAAGGCAAGTCTACCAAGGGCATGGCGATAGAACAGGCGGTGCGCATACTCCGCGGAAAGGAAGGAACGAAAATAACGATCTCACTCGCCCGCGAGGGTGAAAGCGAGCCGATAAAGGTCACGCTCATTCGCGCGAAAATAATCATCAAGAGCGTGAAGACGGAATTCATCACGAACGAGGGCATCGGCTATGTGCGCCTTATCAATTTCGGCGATAAGACGACGCAGGAGCTCAAGGATTCGCTCCTTTCGCTCAAGTCGCTCGGCATGAAAAAGCTCATACTCGATCTCAGGAACAATCCCGGCGGACGCCTCGATACCGCGCAGAACGTCGCCGATTTCTTCTTAAGCTCGGGGAAGATAGTCTATACCCGTGGGCGCGACGCGAGCCAGAGCAAGGACGCCTTCGCCACAGCGGCGAACGACATCTGTGTCGATACGCCGATGATAGTGCTCGTCAACGGCTACAGCGCATCCGCATCTGAGATAGTCGCCGGGGCGCTGCGCGACAACAAACGCGCGATACTCGTCGGCCAGAAGACCTACGGGAAATTCTCCGTGCAGCAGGTGCTCCCCATCGACCCGAAGAACAAGGTGACCTGTAAGATAACGGTAGCGAAATACTTCACCCCGGGGGGCTACAGCCTCCATAAGGAAGGCCTTCCCCCGAACATCGTGGTCGAGGACGAGGAATTCAGCAAGGATGAGATAGTCGCCGTGCGGCATATACGCGAGGGAAAATTCATCAAGGATTACGTCCATACGAATCCGGTGCCGGATAAGGATGCCATTGAGCTCCCGAAGCTCATGCAGAAGCTCACCGCGAGCTGCATAAAGATACGCCCCGAGCTCGTTGAGCGCCTCATCTACGTCGAGCGCGGCAGGGCGAATTACAAGAAGGTGATAGACCTGACGTACGACCGGCAGCTCAAAGAGGCGGTCAGTC
This window encodes:
- a CDS encoding S41 family peptidase, whose protein sequence is MLKNKERLVWISVVVFILCISFFTIYQPSKAKAQELDDDYLNYSRMLNGVYNTLREYYVDPDKATARKLMMGAIKGMLEAVEDPFTMYMDEKLTEELTTEMAGEFGGLGIQLGMNDDGWLMVMAPIEGTPAERAGIRSGDIIAEIEGKSTKGMAIEQAVRILRGKEGTKITISLAREGESEPIKVTLIRAKIIIKSVKTEFITNEGIGYVRLINFGDKTTQELKDSLLSLKSLGMKKLILDLRNNPGGRLDTAQNVADFFLSSGKIVYTRGRDASQSKDAFATAANDICVDTPMIVLVNGYSASASEIVAGALRDNKRAILVGQKTYGKFSVQQVLPIDPKNKVTCKITVAKYFTPGGYSLHKEGLPPNIVVEDEEFSKDEIVAVRHIREGKFIKDYVHTNPVPDKDAIELPKLMQKLTASCIKIRPELVERLIYVERGRANYKKVIDLTYDRQLKEAVSLVKKPDTFDFKKYPLPPLTSTNKDK